A genome region from Chryseobacterium sp. G0186 includes the following:
- a CDS encoding DUF2683 family protein, whose product MESIIVHPKNAMELSALKGVLKEMNIKFEKAHVKSSFNGQKVIKKASDQKNTRPATKPSKPKGE is encoded by the coding sequence ATGGAATCTATCATAGTACATCCAAAAAATGCAATGGAGCTTAGCGCACTGAAAGGTGTTTTGAAAGAAATGAACATTAAATTTGAAAAGGCTCATGTCAAAAGCTCATTTAATGGACAAAAGGTGATCAAAAAGGCAAGCGATCAAAAAAATACAAGACCAGCTACGAAACCTTCAAAACCTAAAGGAGAGTAA
- a CDS encoding lipoprotein signal peptidase, which produces MKKILAITFLVLLIDQASKIYIKTHFNLDDSISVLPGFKLTFVENPGMAYGLHFGGVIGKYFLVILRIFLIGGMVYMFKKWLKEGASNYLLIPMAIIFAGAIGNLIDGVFYGMIFDSGTVYDPSIDRWIGYGGISKFVPFGQGYSTFMRGCVVDMLHFPLVDWDVPESIPLIGGKHIEFFKYIFNVADSAITVGAAFLLIFRKKAFPNGLEF; this is translated from the coding sequence ATGAAAAAGATCTTAGCGATTACATTTTTGGTATTGTTAATTGACCAGGCTTCAAAAATCTATATTAAAACCCATTTCAATCTGGATGACAGCATCTCTGTGTTGCCAGGTTTTAAACTGACTTTCGTAGAAAATCCGGGAATGGCTTATGGTCTTCATTTCGGTGGGGTGATCGGAAAATATTTCCTGGTAATCCTAAGAATTTTTCTGATTGGAGGAATGGTTTATATGTTTAAAAAATGGCTTAAAGAGGGAGCATCCAACTATCTTTTAATTCCAATGGCCATTATTTTTGCAGGAGCTATCGGAAATTTAATTGACGGAGTCTTTTATGGAATGATCTTCGACAGCGGAACGGTATATGACCCAAGTATTGACCGATGGATTGGCTATGGCGGGATCTCAAAGTTTGTTCCTTTTGGACAGGGGTATTCTACTTTTATGAGGGGTTGTGTGGTTGACATGCTTCATTTCCCGTTGGTAGACTGGGATGTTCCTGAAAGTATCCCTTTGATTGGAGGAAAGCATATTGAATTCTTCAAATACATCTTCAATGTTGCTGATTCAGCCATTACCGTAGGAGCCGCTTTCCTGTTGATCTTCAGAAAAAAAGCTTTCCCGAACGGCCTTGAGTTTTAA
- a CDS encoding TraR/DksA family transcriptional regulator yields MSDERVRYSDADLQEFRAIIKEKIEKAEKDLQLIRESFINDQNNGTDDTSPTFKAFEEGAETLSKEQNSILAGRQEKFVRDLKNALIRIENKTYGVCRVTGKLIPKERLLAVPHATLSIEAKNMQK; encoded by the coding sequence ATGTCAGACGAAAGAGTTAGATACAGCGATGCTGATTTACAGGAATTTAGAGCGATCATAAAAGAAAAAATAGAAAAAGCAGAGAAAGATCTTCAGCTAATCAGAGAAAGTTTCATCAATGACCAGAATAATGGTACGGATGACACTTCACCTACATTCAAAGCCTTTGAAGAAGGTGCAGAAACTTTGAGCAAAGAGCAGAACTCTATCTTGGCAGGAAGACAGGAAAAATTCGTTCGTGATCTGAAAAATGCTTTAATCAGAATCGAAAACAAAACGTATGGTGTTTGTAGAGTAACAGGGAAATTAATTCCTAAGGAAAGACTTTTAGCCGTTCCTCATGCTACACTGAGCATCGAAGCGAAAAATATGCAGAAATAG
- a CDS encoding vancomycin high temperature exclusion protein: MKKIIKNIFKFFLLLLVAGIIFIAWANYSIKKESAAYVSYQLADVPQTKTAVLLGTGKNLSNGMPNAYFYNRIQAATDLYKSGKVQYIIVSGDNSSKDYNEPEDMQIALVQHGIPQDRIILDHAGFRTLDSVVRAKDIFGQNKLVIISQKFHNERAVFLAQKNGMEAFGYNAEDVNKYAGFKTNLREYLAKAKAYWDLMFGVEPKFGGEKIVIP, translated from the coding sequence ATGAAAAAAATCATCAAAAATATTTTTAAATTTTTCCTGCTTCTTCTCGTTGCAGGAATTATTTTTATTGCCTGGGCGAACTACAGCATCAAAAAAGAGAGTGCAGCGTATGTATCCTATCAACTGGCTGATGTTCCTCAGACAAAGACCGCTGTATTGCTGGGTACAGGAAAGAATCTAAGCAACGGTATGCCAAATGCGTATTTCTACAACCGAATTCAGGCCGCCACAGATCTATACAAAAGTGGAAAAGTACAATACATTATCGTAAGCGGGGACAATAGTTCCAAGGATTATAATGAACCGGAAGATATGCAGATCGCCTTAGTTCAGCATGGAATTCCTCAGGATAGGATTATTTTGGATCATGCCGGATTCAGAACGCTGGATTCTGTTGTAAGGGCAAAGGACATCTTCGGGCAGAATAAATTGGTGATCATTTCCCAGAAATTCCACAATGAAAGAGCAGTGTTTCTCGCTCAGAAAAACGGAATGGAAGCCTTTGGTTACAATGCAGAAGATGTGAATAAATATGCAGGTTTTAAGACCAATCTGCGGGAATATCTTGCAAAGGCCAAAGCATATTGGGACCTGATGTTTGGAGTAGAGCCTAAATTTGGTGGTGAGAAGATTGTAATTCCTTAA
- a CDS encoding DUF6576 domain-containing protein: MSEVLILVIIVAAVVLFFNREWIKNRFFPKKHTNYTIDDQFNSDKRDREKEIDRLLSKMGKNGVNDLSERERKRLDELSKM; encoded by the coding sequence ATGAGCGAAGTATTAATTTTGGTCATCATTGTTGCCGCAGTTGTATTGTTCTTCAACAGGGAATGGATCAAAAACAGATTTTTTCCGAAGAAGCACACCAACTACACGATTGATGATCAGTTTAATTCTGACAAACGCGACAGGGAGAAAGAAATCGACAGACTTTTGAGTAAGATGGGTAAAAACGGGGTCAATGACTTATCAGAAAGAGAAAGAAAGCGACTCGACGAGTTATCCAAAATGTAA